The genomic interval GATCTGGACCACCTATGCGCAAGTGGCCGACTACAGCGAGCTGCTGGTGCGCACCGACACCGAGGTCCCCAAGCACAAGGGCATCAGCTGGCTGATCCTTCCGATGAACCTTCCCGGCATCGAGATCCGGCCGCTCCGCACCCTGGTCGGTGAGGGAGAGTTCAGCGAGCTGTTCTTGGAGGATGTCCGCGTCCCCGTCGAGAATCGGGTCGGCGCGGAGAATGACGGCTGGCGGGTCACCAACGTCACCTTGCGCTTCGAACGGGGCACCGCCTTTGCCGCCGCGATTTACTCGCAGCGGGAGTTTCTGGCCGACATCGCCCGTGCCGCGCGGCAGGTGACGCGCTACGACGCCCGCGCCTGGGACGACACCGCCTTACGCAAAGAGATCGGGCATGCCCAAGCGGAACTCGACGCGCTCTGGGCCATGGTCAAGATGGGCGTGTCGGAGATCAGCAAGACCGCCGTTCCAGGAATTGGCGGCGTGGCCGTCAAGCTGCTGTACAGCGAGTTGGATCAGCGCCTCGGCGATCTGGCGATGCGCGTGCTCGGGCGTGCCGGTTTGAGCCGCGACGACGTCGCATCGCTGCCCAGCAAGCGATTCCTCGCGGTGGCGCTCAAATCGTTGAGCCTCACGATCGCTGCCGGCACCTCACAAATCCAGCGCAACATCATCGCCGAGCGGATTCTCGGCTTGCCCAAGGAGCGCTGAAGGGCTCGATACGAGGCAGCACATGGATTTCCGAGTGACCGAAGCGCAGCAAGAGCTGCGGAATGCCGTGCAATCGTTCTGTCGGACGCGGGTGACCGTCAGCCTGCTGCACGAGCTGGCGACCAAGGAAGGCTTCGACCGATCGCTGTGGAAAGAGCTGGCGGAACTCGGTGTCTTCGGCCTCCGCCAGACGGAGGCGCGGGGCGGTTCGGGGCTGGGCATGGCCGAGGCCGTGGTGGTCTTCGAGGAACTCGGCCGTTGCGTGGCGCCAGGCCCGCTGGTCTGGAGTCACCTCGCAGCGGATCTCGTGGAAGGTACCGCCAGCGGCGCGGTGGTCGTCGGAGGACTCGATCTGACGGGCGCCTCGCCGGCGCCATACCTGGTGGAGCACTGGGACGCGCTCGACGCCTTGCTGCTCTTGAAGCGGGACGGCGTCGAGCGGCTCGATCCCAAACGTCTGGCGGTTCAGCCCGTGTCGACGCCGCTCGATCCCCTCACGCCGCTGCACCATGCGGAAGGGCTGCCCCGCGGCGAGCCCATTGCGGGTGCCGACGTGGCGCGGCGCCTGCGGCTCGAAGGCACGACATTGGTCGCCGGACAGCTGCTGGGAATTGCCGAAGCCACGCTGGAGCTGGCCATCAGTTACGCGAAGATCCGCGAGCAGTTTGGCCGCGCGATCGGCTCGTTTCAAGTGCTCAAGCACATGATGGCGGACATGTTCGCTCGCCAAGAGCTGGCGCGCGCGGCCGTCTACGCCGCCGCGGCGACGCTCGACCGGCCGGAGGTCGGCGACGTGGAGCGCGCCGTCTCGTCGGCCAAGCTCGTGGCCGGCGAGGCGGCCATGAAGAACGTCCGGGCGTGCATCCAGATCCATGGCGGCATGGGATACACGTGGGAGATTCCCGCCCATTACTATTTCAAGCGAACCTGGGTGCTCGAATCCTGGTTCGGCACCACCGACGAGCACTCGCTGCGCCTGGCGGAGCAGGTCGCCGCCGGCGTCTAGCCGGGCTCGTACGCCACGGCGGTCGATCGGGAAATCGTCGAGGACGTCCTTATGATCTGGACAGTGGCACTTTCTCGAACGAGCGTCTACGCCGCGAGGCGTTGGTGCGCTTGGTCGTGAGCTTTGAGGAGCCAGCGACGCAGGAATATCGGCAGGGTGGAGTCCGCAGGGCCAGCGGCGAGAAATTCCGGAAGG from Candidatus Binatia bacterium carries:
- a CDS encoding acyl-CoA dehydrogenase family protein; protein product: MDLRYSEADEKFRKEFRSWLKDAVPAYGAPPPPHDWPARRAYDTGWQRKLYEAGYACVDWPKEYGGRDASPTEQLVYYEEIGRARAPYVGINFVGIKHGGPTLIAEGTPEQKAHHIPRILKGEEVWCQGFSEPGAGSDLASLQTRAVRDGDHYIVNGHKIWTTYAQVADYSELLVRTDTEVPKHKGISWLILPMNLPGIEIRPLRTLVGEGEFSELFLEDVRVPVENRVGAENDGWRVTNVTLRFERGTAFAAAIYSQREFLADIARAARQVTRYDARAWDDTALRKEIGHAQAELDALWAMVKMGVSEISKTAVPGIGGVAVKLLYSELDQRLGDLAMRVLGRAGLSRDDVASLPSKRFLAVALKSLSLTIAAGTSQIQRNIIAERILGLPKER
- a CDS encoding acyl-CoA dehydrogenase family protein, with protein sequence MDFRVTEAQQELRNAVQSFCRTRVTVSLLHELATKEGFDRSLWKELAELGVFGLRQTEARGGSGLGMAEAVVVFEELGRCVAPGPLVWSHLAADLVEGTASGAVVVGGLDLTGASPAPYLVEHWDALDALLLLKRDGVERLDPKRLAVQPVSTPLDPLTPLHHAEGLPRGEPIAGADVARRLRLEGTTLVAGQLLGIAEATLELAISYAKIREQFGRAIGSFQVLKHMMADMFARQELARAAVYAAAATLDRPEVGDVERAVSSAKLVAGEAAMKNVRACIQIHGGMGYTWEIPAHYYFKRTWVLESWFGTTDEHSLRLAEQVAAGV